The following proteins are encoded in a genomic region of Glycine max cultivar Williams 82 chromosome 18, Glycine_max_v4.0, whole genome shotgun sequence:
- the LOC102661854 gene encoding uncharacterized protein codes for MELEHKAYWALKLLNFDEAACGEKRILQLMELEEMRLNAYESSRIYKQKMKAYHDKKLQRKDFQLGQQVLLFNFRLRLFPGKLKSKWSGPFVIKEVRPHEAVELMDPAGGNLERRWIVNGQHLKIYNGGQLERLTSIVYLTDP; via the coding sequence ATGGAGTTGGAGCATAAGGCTTATTGGGCTCTCAAATTGCTCAACTTCGATGAAGCCGCATGTGGAGAAAAGAGAATATTACAATTGATGGAGTTAGAAGAAATGAGACTTAATGCTTACGAGTCATCCAGAATTTATAAGCAGAAGATGAAGGCGTATCATGACAAAAAGTTGCAGAGAAAAGACTTCCAGCTAGGACAACAGGTTTTACTCTTTAACTTCAGGCTTAGATTGTTCCCAGGAAAGCTAAAATCAAAGTGGTCAGGGCCATTTGTGATTAAAGAAGTGAGACCACATGAAGCAGTAGAATTAATGGACCCTGCAGGAGGCAACCTTGAGAGGAGATGGATCGTTAATGGACAGCATTTAAAGATCTATAATGGGGGACAACTTGAGAGATTGACAAGCATTGTCTACTTGACGGACCCTTGA
- the LOC102662098 gene encoding uncharacterized protein, with protein MRGRTATGDIAPINLEIEATCRRNNAARRRREQETLVSGSTPPSPSLQFHTQMEEDHAQRVTLEDYSSTATPQFFTSIARLEVQAANISYPHSLIQLIQGNLFHGLPNEDPYSHLTSYIEICNTVKIAEVPENALRLNLFSFSLAGEAKRWLHSFKGNSLRRWEEVVEKFLKKYFPESKAAEGKMEISSFDQFPDESLSEALDRFRGLLRKTPTHGYSEPVQLNIFIYGLQPQSKQLLDASVGGKIKLKTPEEAMELIKNMAASNHAILCDRTHVPTKKSLLELTTQDATLAQNKLLSRQIEALIETLSKLPQQLQAVSLAHSSVMQVGGCHVCGGMHEPGQCIAPDDLSREVNYMGIQNRHGFQGYNQGGPTGYNQGPLGFNQGRMFTQGSSCRNHPGNQYNKEPKNQPPYQHPSQETRLNRTFRANTEKNPKEECKAVLTKSQKRAKEEAEEKEDQSKESKADRDENRGERKKEEETEKTVLLPKAKSQLAQEAKKEEQPAPLKEPPYPLVPSTKNKERYFKRFLEIFKGLEITMPFGEALQQMPLYSKFMKDFLTKNGKYLDNEKIVVGGNCSAVIQSKLPKKFKDPESVTIPCTIGK; from the exons ATGCGAGGTAGAACTGCAACAGGAGATATAGCCCCTATCAACTTGGAAATCGAAGCAACTTGCAGGCGAAATAAcgctgcaagaagaagaagggagcaAGAAACACTAGTAAGCGGTTCCACCCCACCTTCTCCTTCTCTACAATTCCACACTCAAATGGAGGAGGATCATGCACAACGAGTCACACTAGAGGACTACTCTAGTACAGCTACACCACAGTTCTTCACAAGCATCGCAAGGCTGGAAGTTCAAGCAGCCAACATCTCTTACCCTCACTCTCTCATCCAATTGATCCAGGGGAACCTCTTTCATGGTCTTCCAAATGAGGATCCTTATTCTCACCTCACCTCATACATTGAGATTTGCAACACGGTCAAGATAGCCGAAGTTCCAGAAAATGCATTACGCCTcaatctcttttccttttcactaGCAGGTGAGGCAAAAAGATGGCTACACTCCTTCAAGGGTAACAGCTTGCGAAGATGGGAAGAAGTCGTAGAAAAGTTCTTAAAGAAGTACTTCCCAGAATCAAAGGCCGCTGAAGGGAAGATGGAAATCTCCTCATTCGATCAGTTTCCTGACGAATCCCTCAGCGAGGCGCTCGACCGTTTCCGCGGCCTACTCAGAAAGACGCCTACGCACGGGTACAGTGAGCCGGTGCAACTAAACATATTCATATATGGCCTGCAACCACAATCAAAGCAGCTATTGGACGCATCCGTAGGAGGAAAAATAAAGCTAAAGACACCAGAGGAGGCGATGgagcttataaaaaatatggcGGCTAGCAATCACGCTATACTTTGTGATCGGACACATGTGCCAACAAAGAAGAGCCTGCTGGAACTCACCACCCAGGACGCAACCTTGGCTCAAAATAAGTTGTTGTCTCGCCAGATAGAAGCCCTCATAGAAACACTCAGCAAACTCCCACAACAATTACAAGCGGTAAGTCTTGCACATTCTTCTGTTATGCAGGTAGGAGGATGTCACGTATGTGGAGGAATGCACGAGCCTGGGCAATGCATAGCCCCAGATGATCTTTCCAGGGAGGTCAACTACATGGGTATCCAGAATCGTCACGGATTCCAAGGGTATAACCAGGGAGGACCAACAGGATACAACCAGGGACCACTAGGATTCAATCAAGGGAGGATGTTCACTCAGGGCTCGAGTTGCAGGAACCATCCAGGAAATCAGTATAATAAGGAGCCTAAGAATCAGCCTCCTTATCAGCACCCTAGCCAGGAGACAA GACTCAACAGGACTTTTAGAGCCAACACAGAGAAAAATCCCAAGGAAGAGTGCAAGGCGGTGCTGACCAAAAGTCAGAAGAGAGCAAAAGAGGAggcagaagaaaaagaagaccaGTCTAAGGAAAGCAAGGCAGACAGGGATGAAAACAGAGGAGAgcgaaagaaagaagaagaaacagagaAGACGGTCTTACTCCCCAAGGCCAAGAGTCAGTTAGCACAAGAGGCCAAGAAAGAAGAGCAACCAGCCCCTCTAAAGGAACCACCATATCCTTTAGTGCCCTCCACAAAGAACAAGGAGCGCTACTTCAAGCGTTTCTTAGAAATATTCAAGGGGCTGGAAATCACAATGCCATTCGgggaagctttacagcagatgccGCTTTACTCCAAGTTTATGAAAGACTTCCTCACCAAGAATGGGAAGTATCTTGATAATGAGAAAATTGTGGTGGGAGGCAACTGCAGTGCTGTAATACAAAGTAAGCTACCCAAGAAATTTAAAGACCCCGAAAGTGTCACTATCCCCTGTACCATAGGGAAATGA